AACCAAACCAACGTCATATCCCAAATGATTACCTACAATTTCGAATGCATCCGAGGCGATCCAATCCAATTCATTACTAAAAATAGGATTAATATAAATCTTTCCGCGAGGTGTCCGTAATGTAAGTCGATTTTTATTAACTAAGCTTTCAAACAAATCTATGGAGTCATTGAATGCCGCTTTAAAAATAATAAGCAGGTCTTCATCAGTCCATGTAATAGCAAGCTGATTATCTTCCATAAAATAGTCGTCATCGAAAAAAACAGGCCATCCAGTGCCATCATTGCAGACATGGAATATAACCTTCTGGTCATTTTTGTACTGACCATATTTCTGACGCATATTTGATTTGTTGTGTGTTGCTTCATAAACAATAGACTTCACTGAGGAACGAATCTCGTCAGCACGAAGCTGAAAGACCTTACATGCGAGCTCGAAGTTATCAGACATCAGCCATTCTGTTTCGTACAGAAGTGCAGGATGTGCTGTCCTAAACCCAGTGCCCTCATCTAAATAAAGCTGTTTAAGGCTTATCAGAAGTCGTATTGCTCTTAGTGAATCATCCAGAGCTTCTGCATACAGTGTATACACATGGTCAGCTGTCCATTCGTAGACAAGCCCGCCAAGGTCACTTTTGTACTCATCTAATGTCAGTAGATAATCATATTCCTGAACCTTATTATGACGGTGCAGTAGTGATCCTTCAGGTAACAATGAATGAGCTATTACAGTGCCGGAGGATATTGTTTCGGGTATAAAGTGATTGGCAGGTTCTATACCTATAACATGAACGGGTCCAGTTTCTACCCTATTCACCTTCATTGACTCTTGATGAATTACTTCAGCAATTATATTCAATGGTTGGCTTATTATGGGTGCAGGTTCATCTTCCTCAATTACATCAAACATTGAGAAAAGACTCATTTGCCGTGGATCACATAGTCTTGGTTTCATGGGCTCTCCTGAGGGAGAAATCCCATGTAAAGGGATTTCTCCCTTTAAGGGTTGGTTTAACTCAATTCTGTTTGAAGGTCGAACAACCGAAACCTTTTGCGGGTTTTGGTAGATGTGCATTTATGCTAGTTGCGAGTACGCGCATATAACCAAGAGGTTGCTCTCTCCCGTTTATTATTACGTTATCGACCACCAGCACACCGGAGATTAATACCTCATCACCTTGCTCAATGTCAGCGAACTTAGTTGAGTATAATTCAGGCGGGACTTTGATTTGAATACAGGATTCTCTCTCTATCTTTTCGCCATCGACATCTACACTCATACTTTGTTTTAGTTTTAACAATGCACCACAACAACCGTCTGCAATTGCCTTAACTTTAATGCTGACAACTACGCCAGATATTCTTACTTCATTAATACTATCCAGAAATGACATACAAAGCTCCTCTCGGAAAAAGAGAGAAACCCTGTAAGGGCCTCCCCTTTACAGGTTTACAGATAAAATACATTAAAAGTGCAGAATACAAACACAGCACCGATGCAAGCGATGACACCTGGTTTGTTAAACCATTTGTTATCGTTGATTGGAGTTGATGCATTCTTATCATTTAATGCGTCGGCAATTAAAGTTTCATCTTGACTATAATAAAACTCACGTTTTGCCAGTTGATCCATATTTTTTGAAATTACATTATCCCATCCACTCATATCAAAAGCTCTCAACTCTCTGAAAGAATGCTCCATCAGTTCATTAGGGAAACCAAGACGTTTAAGTAACGGGCGAATTACCTTATTAAACTGGACAAGATTATCATAAGAAGCATTCGCGGCAGCATTGAACTCTTCACGAATAACTAACTTTCGCTGACTTTCAATGACCTGGCAAATCCATTCTGTAAGATGAGTATTTTCCAGTTCTTTAGACTTTTCGAGTGAACAATAAAGATTATCCGCATCGAGATAAGTATCTAACCCAAATTCTGCGAATGCATCTTTGACGAAAATATCTAGATCTTTTTTGGTTTTACAAAGTGGAACGAGAGGCACACGATTTAATAATTCAACCGCTTCTTCTAAGTCAATTTTATTGACATCGAAATGCTTTGTTTTCACATGATAAAACCCATTATTTTTAGCAATGCAGTCGCCAAGTTTTGAAACTGAATTAAATGTAAATAATTCAATTGTCGAAAACTCTGTCTCATTCATAACTACTATAATCTCTGCTTTCTTTTCAGCATAATGCGAAAAAGAACTACGAAGATTTTCAGCTAATTCTTGAGGGATATCTTTGCTATATGCAGTTTGATATAACTTTGAGATACCATTAACGAGCTGTTTGCTGACAACATTTTCAAAAGACATGATTATTTACCTATATGATTTAACTTAAAAGCAGTAAATCGACAGAACGAATTACCGGTTTTTTGGAGGCAAAAGCCTGTCATTCATCCCCCGTAGGCAACGAACCGCGCTGACTTATACTTGTCTGGCATTAGAAGTACGTAACAAAATAGGCTCAATTAAGAGCTTTAAGTTGTTACGATTTGGGAAAAACGGATAACTGACGTGATAGGCATAAGTAATCGCACCAACGACAAAGAGGAACATTTTGCCGGTGGTGTATTACAACCTTCTTTATGAAGGCTGGCCGCTTTTCACGGCAATTATGAATAAAGCTACTTTGGGGTGTGCTAACTTTTGAGTGAAGCTAATATTTTTAAGACTAGTTTGTACTTCTATTAATATATATACAACACAACCAACTTCTTGTAAATGGTTGCTCAATCGTTTTTTTCTATCTGCTTAGGTCGTGTCAGGGCGCTCTCTGCCTCGATAACCATTTCAGGTGCGCACTCATTTAAGAAATACGAAGGTGCCCCATACCATAATACATAAAGTTCCTTTTCTGCTCTGGTACAACCTACATATAACAACCGGCGTTCCTCTTCTATTAACTCAGTTCCGACACATTTTGGATTTGGAATCTGCTCTGATGTACAACTCAGAATAATTACTTTTTTCCATTCAAGTCCTTTCGATCCGTGTAATGTCGAGAGGACCACCTTGTCTGGTGTGTACTCTTTATTATTTTTCTTGGTCCCAAGACACAACCCAGCAGCCCGATTGATCATCTTATCCCAACCATCCCTTTCGGCCCACTGCTGGCAAGTATCTATCGCCACCCGAGTTATTGACTGCCCTCCTTTAGCCGAAACCATTTTGATGAATGCATTTTCCATCCACTTTATTAAATTTTGTATTCTCTTGGCTATTTCAGCCTTATCTCTTGTGTCAGTTATAAAGCGGGAGAAGTTTTTATGGATTGATTTAACAGCGACACTGCTTTCTTCGGGTAACGGCAGCATGTCAAAAGTTACTTTTTTTCCGGCCATTCTACTGGCTACTTCATCAAGGACTTGTTCATCCTCACCGAATAATGCCAGCACTCGCTTCATGAGCCTTTTATCATAGGGATGTCGGAAAAATGCCATCAGATGCAGGACATCGCTACTTTCCTTCTCATCCCAAAATGATTTACCGCCGTACCTTATCGTTTCCTGGCTGAGGATGTTCTCTACCTTGTCCAGGTGAGCGTTGCCTCTGCTGAGGATGGCCCAGCCATAAGGGTCTTGGTCTATCAACTCCACAATCCCCTGTAACTGTTCCTCCATGGACCGGTAGCAAAAGAAAGTTACTTTTCCCCCGCCCTCCTTTCCCGATTGAAGCTCTTTCGTATAACGGTAATTATTGTGCTGTATCAGTGTATCTGCGAACGAAAGAATCTCCGGCTCACATCGAAAACAGGTATTTAGATAAAATACATTCGGGGTGAAGTTTTTTTCGAACATCTGAAAGATTTTAACCCCTCCGGATGACCTGAATGAATAGATGGCCTGGTCATCATCACCCACGATACTGGTATGGATACCTCTCCGGGTGTGCTGGCTTATCCATGAGAACTGTATCGAATCGGTGTCCTGTACCTCATCAACTATTAGATGGGTAAGGTTTAACGGTCGTATCATTCCTGAGTTTAACTGGCTGGTTACGTATTTTGACAGGGCATTAAAATCCGCCACACCATCTTTCTGGCACAGCTTCTGATAAGTATTAAACAAGTTAATTTGCAGGGAGGAAAACTTGATAGCGACAACATCATGGTCTGTTTCCCTTCCTATAGCGTCAATCGCAAACTCGGCTGCACTTAGATCCATCGAAATACCTGCGTGATTGATAGCGCGGTGGATCATAGACCGCAAGGCACTTCCAATTAGCAATCGTCCATTCCATTTCATTTCATCCAACTGCATTTTCACAAACCCGTGAAAAGTATTTATTTTTATTCGGTCCAGTTTTTCTTCAGTCAGTTTTTTCTTCAGCTTTTCTGACAGTGAGTCAGCTGCGGCTCTAGTGAACGTTACCATTCCAATTCTTGCATACGGAAAACGATTAAGTATCTCAGCCACCCCCTCAATCATCGTGAACGACTTACCGCTCCCGGGCGCAGCGATCACCATATTGTTAGCACTCATATTGTTAATAATTTTCTTCTGACCAGGGCTGGCAGTGCTCATTCGTCCTCCTTCAAATCGAGGTGACAGTATAACTAGAACCTAAGGCAGATTTTTACGTTTTAGATACGTTAATCCACTGATTAAAAATCAAATTTTGTTATCCAAAGGGTATTAGGTTTTTTGGGTTCTATGGAATACTAAGCACATCTAAAGACAACAAGAAGGTAACAGCAATGAAACTTAACCAATCACTTTCTCTGGCTTTCGTTCTCACTTCATCTGCATTGATGGCCGGTTGTGCATCAAATGTTGGAAAGACCCCAGATACAGCCCAAAAGTCGAATTCCCATGGTTTTTATTGGACGGCAAATCCGGCTGATTCTGTCGCTAAAAACGCGTATTCGCTCGCAGGTGTCGATGTTTCATTTGCGGATTCCGAGATCAAACCCGGTAGCTCTGATGAAGCTGGCATCTCCAAATACCTTATGAATGGTGCAATGGGGGCAGTAACTGGAGGGTTGTCCGGTTTAAGCATCATGACGTTAGGCTCTTTATATAGCAAAGAAGATGCTGAGTTCATTAGTACCGAACAGTTTGTCGCCTTTGTTCCTAATCCAAATAACTTACCTTACGATGATCCTTCGCTCGTAAAGGAAGGTGCTCGTTATACATTTAACTTTGTAAAGGATAGTTCTGCGAAACGTGGATTTAACGCTGATAAACAAGTTAAAGCAGTTGACGAGTGCGTGA
This genomic stretch from Buttiauxella agrestis harbors:
- a CDS encoding ATP-dependent helicase; this translates as MSTASPGQKKIINNMSANNMVIAAPGSGKSFTMIEGVAEILNRFPYARIGMVTFTRAAADSLSEKLKKKLTEEKLDRIKINTFHGFVKMQLDEMKWNGRLLIGSALRSMIHRAINHAGISMDLSAAEFAIDAIGRETDHDVVAIKFSSLQINLFNTYQKLCQKDGVADFNALSKYVTSQLNSGMIRPLNLTHLIVDEVQDTDSIQFSWISQHTRRGIHTSIVGDDDQAIYSFRSSGGVKIFQMFEKNFTPNVFYLNTCFRCEPEILSFADTLIQHNNYRYTKELQSGKEGGGKVTFFCYRSMEEQLQGIVELIDQDPYGWAILSRGNAHLDKVENILSQETIRYGGKSFWDEKESSDVLHLMAFFRHPYDKRLMKRVLALFGEDEQVLDEVASRMAGKKVTFDMLPLPEESSVAVKSIHKNFSRFITDTRDKAEIAKRIQNLIKWMENAFIKMVSAKGGQSITRVAIDTCQQWAERDGWDKMINRAAGLCLGTKKNNKEYTPDKVVLSTLHGSKGLEWKKVIILSCTSEQIPNPKCVGTELIEEERRLLYVGCTRAEKELYVLWYGAPSYFLNECAPEMVIEAESALTRPKQIEKND